Proteins found in one Mytilus edulis chromosome 2, xbMytEdul2.2, whole genome shotgun sequence genomic segment:
- the LOC139512897 gene encoding uncharacterized protein isoform X2: MTVFITTYTRMARFVLSKVSIIMGTTVCILIVVIYHSRQANRRKHYTLEQSLKNPGNENDISYSQARQDKTVYEIFPMEHGFFIEMGAFDGQRWSNTLWLERKHGWTGLLIEADPDLCDKIDKLHRQVWRLCGCISEQQSATFIQGSALGGIADHLNKNQITQLSKWYSVTVPCYKLQNVLGKLNINHINYFSLDVEGAELIVLETIKESLKTGDITVDIWTIEYRVWDGKEIVYKDSMKNLVGLRNYFKEIGGYVEHSQLSNDKNSGDGLSLDVVFVNIRTWCDKYGKLPNGGECS, from the exons ATGACTGTTTTCA TAACCACATATACACGGATGGCTAGATTTGTTCTATCAAAAGTTTCGATTATAATGGGAACCACTGTATGTATCCTGATCGTTGTGATATATCATAGCAGGCAGGCTAACAGGCGAAAACACTATACATTAGAACAAAGTTTAAAAAATCCAGGAAACGAAAACGATATATCCTACTCACAAGCTCGGCAGGACAAAACTGTTTACGAAATATTTCCAATGGAACACGGCTTTTTCATTGAAATGGGTGCGTTCGATGGACAGCGTTGGTCTAATACGTTATGGCTAGAAAGGAAACATGGATGGACCGGGTTATTGATTGAAGCTGATCCAGATCTTTGTGATAAAATAGATAAGTTACATCGACAAGTTTGGCGACTTTGTGGTTGTATCTCAGAACAACAGAGTGCCACATTTATTCAAGGCTCTGCTCTTGGTGGCATTGCagatcatttaaataaaaaccaaataacTCAACTGAGCAAATGGTATTCGGTTACTGTACCATGTTATAAGCTTCAAAATGTGTTAGGTAAACTTAATATTAATCACATAAACTATTTCTCGCTTGATGTAGAAGGAGCAGAACTTATCGTTTTAGAGACAATTAAGGAATCATTAAAAACAGGCGATATTACTGTTGATATATGGACCATCGAATATAGAGTTTGGGACGGCAAGGAAATAGTTTATAAAGATTCAATGAAAAATCTTGTGGGACtcagaaattattttaaagaaatagGTGGCTATGTAGAGCATTCTCAGCTGTCCAACGACAAAAATTCCGGAGATGGATTATCGCttgatgttgtatttgttaaCATTAGAACATGGTGTGACAAATATGGGAAATTGCCGAATGGGGGAGAATGTTCGTGA
- the LOC139512897 gene encoding uncharacterized protein isoform X1 encodes MDCLTRANGPWLNTVIHFWTNFVLNFITKKVTTYTRMARFVLSKVSIIMGTTVCILIVVIYHSRQANRRKHYTLEQSLKNPGNENDISYSQARQDKTVYEIFPMEHGFFIEMGAFDGQRWSNTLWLERKHGWTGLLIEADPDLCDKIDKLHRQVWRLCGCISEQQSATFIQGSALGGIADHLNKNQITQLSKWYSVTVPCYKLQNVLGKLNINHINYFSLDVEGAELIVLETIKESLKTGDITVDIWTIEYRVWDGKEIVYKDSMKNLVGLRNYFKEIGGYVEHSQLSNDKNSGDGLSLDVVFVNIRTWCDKYGKLPNGGECS; translated from the coding sequence TAACCACATATACACGGATGGCTAGATTTGTTCTATCAAAAGTTTCGATTATAATGGGAACCACTGTATGTATCCTGATCGTTGTGATATATCATAGCAGGCAGGCTAACAGGCGAAAACACTATACATTAGAACAAAGTTTAAAAAATCCAGGAAACGAAAACGATATATCCTACTCACAAGCTCGGCAGGACAAAACTGTTTACGAAATATTTCCAATGGAACACGGCTTTTTCATTGAAATGGGTGCGTTCGATGGACAGCGTTGGTCTAATACGTTATGGCTAGAAAGGAAACATGGATGGACCGGGTTATTGATTGAAGCTGATCCAGATCTTTGTGATAAAATAGATAAGTTACATCGACAAGTTTGGCGACTTTGTGGTTGTATCTCAGAACAACAGAGTGCCACATTTATTCAAGGCTCTGCTCTTGGTGGCATTGCagatcatttaaataaaaaccaaataacTCAACTGAGCAAATGGTATTCGGTTACTGTACCATGTTATAAGCTTCAAAATGTGTTAGGTAAACTTAATATTAATCACATAAACTATTTCTCGCTTGATGTAGAAGGAGCAGAACTTATCGTTTTAGAGACAATTAAGGAATCATTAAAAACAGGCGATATTACTGTTGATATATGGACCATCGAATATAGAGTTTGGGACGGCAAGGAAATAGTTTATAAAGATTCAATGAAAAATCTTGTGGGACtcagaaattattttaaagaaatagGTGGCTATGTAGAGCATTCTCAGCTGTCCAACGACAAAAATTCCGGAGATGGATTATCGCttgatgttgtatttgttaaCATTAGAACATGGTGTGACAAATATGGGAAATTGCCGAATGGGGGAGAATGTTCGTGA